A window of uncultured Methanobrevibacter sp. genomic DNA:
ACCATGGGTAGCCAAATCCCTCATTTCTTCAACTGTAATTTCATCCAACAGTTTAGCACTTTCAATTTTATTCGGATCAGTAGACATTACACCTTCAACATCAGTAACAATGACTACTTCACTAGCATCTAAACAATGTCCAATTAAAAATGCAGAAACATCACTACCTCCTCTTCCTAGAGTAGTAATTTCACCGCGAGGGCCTTTACCTAAAAATCCGCAGATAACAGGTATGATGCCTTGATTAAGAAGAGTTTTAATTCCTTGCATTTTAACATCAGTAGATTTAAAATCAATTTTTGCTTCTAAAGGATCAGAATCAGTTATTACTGGCCATAAATCATTATAAGGGTCAATATATTCTGATTTGACACCTAATGATTCAACAGCTGCAGAGAATAATCTTGCACTAGTTAATTCACCCATAGCTACAATTTCTGCTCTTTGCCTATCAGTCAAACCTTCACCTACGGCCTCATCAGACAAACCAATAAGGTCATCAGTAGATTTATTAACTGCAGAAACTACAACTACAATTTGATTCCCTTTCATATATTCATTGACAACAGACTGTGCTGCCTTTTTAATTCTGGAACCATCACCAACCGAGGTTCCTCCAAATTTTGCTACTAACAAATCCATTAATTTCACCTATTTTTCTTAAAGTTCATTGAAATTAAGTAAATAATTATACATTAGTATTTATATTTAATCATATTAATAAACTTTATACTTAAACAACTTGCAGATAGAATAAAATATTGAAAGAAATGTTTAAAAAAAAATTAATAATTTATAAAAATTTTATACAATTAAAAATAATTAAAAAAAAAAGAGAAGAAAAAAATATGTAAAAAGTCTATTCTTGAGTTTGTTCTAACCTTACAAGTCTTGTTACATATCCAGCAATTTTATTTCTTAAATGTTTAGTACTTACAGTGGAGTATTCTTGTACTAATTTTTTGTTTTCTTCAAAATCAGTAGTGAAAACACCTTTATGAGTTTCAATAAGTTCTTTTGCTAAACGTTTAACAAATGAAGTTCTAATATTTCCCATCAACATTCCTCCTTAAAATTTTATTTTGCTCAATCTTACTTAATTTAGTCAGCATATCAATGATTTGATCAATAATATCCGCATCAAGACCCTTTTCTTCAGATAATTTTCTAATCTTTTTATGTATTGCCTTTTCCCGAGATTCATCATAAATGGGAATGCCTAAAAAATCTTTAGCAAGGACAATATCCTTTGCAAGAGAAGTTCTCTGAGAAATTAAGTCCATCAACTCATTATCAATTTCATCAATGTGATTTCTAGACTTTTCAAGAAGTATTTCAGCTTCTTCTTTATTATTAAAGGATTTTATTTTATCTTCAGTCAAAAAATCACCATTTTTGATAATAATGATAATAATATAATTTATTATTATCATAGTATATAAACTATATGATTAATAGAAAAATTAGTAAAAATGAAATCAAATTTAAATTTCAATACATCCATCATTGTCTACTTTAGTTCTGATAACGTTTCCTTCGTATTTGCCCCAGGATTCTTCAACATCATCAATGACATCATTATCTACAACAGCAACAAATGACGAACCGGTTCCAGATAATCCAGAAGCAATTGCGCCTGCTTCCAGCGCATCAATTGCAATAGTAGCATCAAATCCCAAAGTTGCAGAATAAATCAGCCCGTTTAAAGTAAGGGCCTTAAAGTATTCTTTTTGCTTTGCAAATCCAAAAGCAGTTTCAACCAAAGGAGATAACAACTTCATCCTTGCAGGATTTGAGTCACCAGATTTTGAATAAAAATTAGGCATATAAACCAAAATTGGATAATCTTCCATTTTTTCATTTATGATAAACTCCCTATTTTTATTATCCGTTACAACAACACCACCAAAATAGGATGCAGTTGCATCATCAAAAGAACCAGTGATTGTAACTCCAGCATCAAGGGATGCATCAATAGCCATATTTATAATTTCCAAATCATCAAGTGGTTTCAAATCAAATTCATCACAAATAACCAAAGAAGTAGCCTTAACAATAGCATTTGATGAAGCGCTACTGCTTGAAAGACCAGATGCCATCGGTAAATTTGACTTAGTTTTTATATCAATCCCAAATTCATCTTTATTGATATTATAATAATCAAAAACCTTTTCAACACACAATTCCATCAGAAAAGTGTCTGCACCAACATCATTGGAGCAATTAATTGAATCAGACAACGTTTTAGCTTCACATATAATATCCAACCCTATGCCAAATGCCGAACCAAAACCTGTGGCAATTGCATTAATTATTGTGGCAGAACCTGGAGATCTAACTATTTTCTTCATTCATAAACCTCATCGTAAGGAATTGTCATTGTTGAAAAATCCATTGCCCTATTACGTGCATTTAAAGATAGCATATACCTGAAATCATTGTCATTAATCATTTTATCAATTGCACGTGCGATGGAAGATATCTTATTCGGGTCCACCAATAAACCTACATCATCAGTTATTATTTCAGTTATTCCTCCAACATTACTACCAATGACCGGTTTTCCACAAGCTAACGCTTCAATTAAAACTAAACCAAAACTTTCAGAAAAGGAAGGTAAAATCAAAACATCACAGCTCGGAATGATATTTTCAACATCATTTCTGGCTCCAGTAAATATTACATCACGAATGTTTTCCTCTTCAACTTTCTTTTTAAGTTTTTTAAATAGCGGACCATCCCCAACGATGACCAAATAATAGTCGCTGCTAGCTATCTTTTTAGCTTCCAAAATGGAATCAACATTTTTCCTTTTAATTAAATTACCTACAAAAAGAACAATCGGCTTATCTTCTAACCTATATTCCTTTTTAAATGAATCATTAACATCATTTGAAAATTTATTAACATCAACAGCGTTCCAAGATAATCTTGTTTTGTTTGAAATGCCCTTAACACCTGTAGCGATGATTTCATGTCTTAATGCATTGCTTACAGCCAGAACAACATCTGCACCTTTTAACACTTTTTTAATTGTTGATCTCATTAGCGGCTGTTTTTTATATACTTCAAACATGTCTGACCCGTGAGCGGTTACATAAGTCTTTATTCCATGCTCATTTCCAACTTCAACAGCGGCAGCCCCTGCAGGGAACAGGTAATGACCATGAATAATATCAATGTTTTCCCTTTCAAGAAGCTCTGTCAATGCCTTTTTAGCATTCTTTTTAAACATCAAACCCCGAACACCCGGAATATTAAGTCCTCTGGTACCAATGACATGTATTCCATCAATATCCTGAATGTTTTTGTGAGGATATGTAATTACATAGACTTCATGTCCTTGCATTACAAGTTCTTTTGATAATGTATGAATATGAACACCTACACCACCGACATGAGGTGGAAACTGACCAACCATCGCTATTTTCATAAAAAATTAACTCCATCAATTGTAATATTATCTATTAAAATTATTGTTTAAATAAATATCCAAAAATCAGTAATAAAAAAAAGTCAAATTTAATGTCTTATTGCAGAGAAAAAATCCCTACAATATTCCCTATTAGACATTAAAATTTTAATCAATTTGGTTTCCCAAAAGAGGCTTACTTTAAAAGTAATTCTCTTGTATAATTCTATTGTTAGAATATTATATAAATTTAACTATTTTTTTAATATTGGTAATTAAACAGTTTCCATCTAGGGAAAAGACCTCACGAAAACTAAGTTTTCAAAGCCCATCATTGAATTGTTTATATTTAATTACCTAGAGATGAAATGTGAGTTATTATTTTCTACATTCCCTTAGAATCATTAATGATTTAATAATTGATATGATATTAAACCAATATGCCCCCATCAGGAATATACTTAACTCCACCATTTTCACCTCCTTGGGAAACATAGAAAAGAACATCAATGCAGCATAGGGAAAAAACTGAACTGATAGCAAAATAAACATTACTTAAAAATAATAATTTCATGTTTATCAACCTCCCAAATCGATTAAAAATGAGGTCTTTACTTGAAATATATTGTTTAAATTTTATTTAAAGCTTGTTAAAGACATTTAGGAAAATTGGGGTCATTTTGTAAAATTGTAGTCAAAAAACATGATATATAAAGGTTTTGGTAATGATTAAAACCGGAATAACAGAAATTTATCTGCATTATAAGATACGGCTTCGGTAATGTTAAACCCATCACGGCAAGAGAATTATCCATTCAAAATAGGTGTTGAAATTCCTGCACATTATACTTTAAAATCAAATCACCATCTAAAATAGCAACCATTAATGTTAAAATCAAGTAATTAAATCAAATGAAAAAAAAATAACATCTTCATTTATATAAAATTCACAACAAATACTAATCGAACATTATCTATTGAAATATGGTGCTTAAAATTGAAAATTGGGACAAAAAATTATTTGTTAGTGATAAATTTATAATTACTGTTTAAATAATTTCCTTCCATATCAACAAGAATAACATTCAAATCCAAATCAAAACGTTGCATACATCTATCACGGATTGCTTGGGCAATGCTGTTTGAAACTTCAACTGAAAGATGTATTTCATTCAAAATATCCATCATATCATCAGTTGTTTTGGAATCATATAACCTTTGAAGAGATTCATTATCCGCTCCGCAAAGAGCAGCATGAGTAACCATCACCTCACGCCTGCCATCTGCAACTGCGTGTTTTGTATCGAATATTCCTCCGGCAACTTTGATTAACTTGCCAATGTGTCCAAAGTAAGTGAATTTATTAATTCCTCTTTTTTCAGCTTCTTCAAACATGAACCCTACAAAATTGCCTGTTTGGACAATTTGCTCTTTACCAACATTTAACTGTTTTAAGGCTAATTTTTCACCGATATTTCCAGGAACAAAAATCAAATCATCAATATTGGATGCCAAAGCCACGTCAATTTGGGTGACTATTGAATTTTTATATGCTTCACTGGACATTGATCTTGCAATTCCAGTTGTTCCAAGAACAGATATTCCCCCAACAATACCCAATTTAGGATTCATTGTTTTTTTAGCTATTTTTTCACCTTCAGGAATGGAAATTGTAACTTTAGCAACCTTACCTTCAGGAATCCTATCTGTTAAATTTTCAATAATCATTTTGCGGGGAACAGGATTTATGGCATACTCGCCAACAGGTATCTGAAGGCCAGGTTTTGTGATTATACCAACACCTTCACCACCCGTTATAATGACATTTGATGATTCATCAATTTTATCAATTAATTCGACAGTAGAAACGATTGCCATATCCACAGTAACATCAGGATCATTATATGGATTTTTATGAGCTGTCGCATAAGCTTTAAAAGAAGAAATTCGTTTACATTCATCAATGATTATATCCAATGTCTTTTTAGGAGTTTCGACTTTAACACAAGCAATATCTTCATCATCTAAAAGAATATCCAGTGCCGCTAAAGAACATGCCGTAGCTACCGTACCTGTTGTAACTCCAGTATAATTATCATTGGTCATTTTTAACAAAAAAAGAATAAAAAAGAGAGAATCTATAATGATTCAAGTTTTTCTATAAGTTCTGCATCAGTTGGAGCGCCAACAAAAGCAACTTCACCATCTATAACAATAGTAGGCACTGCCATAATCTGATAGTCAATAGCTCTTTGTCTGATTTCTTCACTTTCATCTATTTTAAGAACTTCCACCTCAATTGCATCGCCTAATTTATCTTTAGCTACACTAGCAGCGTCGATTGCTGCAGGACAATGTGGACAGGAATTTGTTGAAAATACTTCTACTTTTATAGCCATTTTATACACTCCTTTTATTTAAGTTTATTTAAACCTAATTTATAATAAGTGATATATAACTGTTACCACCCCATTAGTTTTCAAATGCTCTCCAAATATTTATTATATAACAAAAAAATAATTAGTAAATGATTAAAATGAAAACTTTACCGACTGATATCAAAAAAATAATTAACAGCGCATATCCATATATTGAGGAATTCAATCCAGCACAAAAGGCAGTGATTGAATCCGGATATTTAGATGACAAATCAAACTATATCATTTGTATTCCAACAGCAAGTGGAAAGACAGTTTTAGGAGTTCTTCCCGCACTTAAAACAATACTTGATGGTGGAAAGGCAGTATATGCCGCACCATTACTTTCAATACAAAACGAAAAAGTAAAAGAGTTTAAGGCATTTGAAGAGCATGGAATCAAGGTAGGAAAACATCCATCAAGCGCAGAGTTATCAGTTATGGTTTTCGAATCATTCGATGCACTTACAAGGTTTTCATGGGATGCACTTAGAGATGTTGATACCTTAATCATTGATGAATTTCACATGATTGGCGAATACAGCAGAGGTCCGACACTTGAAGCTGCCATCACACGTGCAAAAATAATCAATCCAGGCATGAGAATAATTGCCCTTTCAGCTACCCTGAGAAATATAGAAGAAATTGAAGGATGGCTTGAAGGAACCTGCGTTGAGCATGACTACAGACCTGTTCCACTACACAAGGAAGTTCTGGATGCAGAGATGTTCAATACTAAAAATAAGAATGATGTGGTCGTTAAAGTTATTGAAAAAGCTATCAAAGACAAATCCCAAGCGCTGGCTTTTGTATCAACAAGAAGATTTACTGAAAGTTTGGCGACTTACGTTTCAGGAAAGATAAATAAAAAAATAAATGTGGAACAGAGAAAAAGGTTTAAAGAAGTTTCTGAAAAGTTATTGGAAGTTCCCAAGAAAAAGGGCTCACTTCCAACAAGCACATGCCTTAAATTAGCAGAAGTTGCTGAAAAAGGTGTTGCATTCCACCATGCAGGGCTTTTCAATGAACAAAAGGAAATTATTGAAGACGAATTTAGAAACGGAAACATTTTAATGATTACTGCCACTCCAAGTTTAATGTATGGAGTTAATTTACCATCAAAATCTGTCGTTATTAGAGACCATACCCGCTGGACCAGCAATGGACCGCAGCCGATTCCTGTTTTTGACTATGAACAAATGTCCGGAAGGGCTGGAAGACCACAATACGATGATGTGGGTTACTCTTATCTTATTGCAAAAACAATGGATGAAGCTTTGAACTTGGAAGAGTTTTACATTGAAGGAGATATCGAACTGACCAATTCCAAATTAGTTGACAATAAAGATGCAATTTACAGACAAATTATTGCACAGATAGCATCATCACTTTCAAAAAATCTAGATGACTTAACAGACTTCTTTGGAAAGACACTTTACGGATACCAAATGAGCAATAACCCTTCAATGGCATTGTTTGCTGAAGACAGCTTAAAATATGAACTTGAAACTGCACTGCAATTTTTGCTTCAAAATGGAATAATCAGAGCAACCCCAGAAGGGCTTAAAACAACTGAATTCGGTAATTTGATAGCCAAATCCAATTATACTGTTGAAACTGCAGTTAAAATTAAGGAATACATCTCAGGAATGAACGAATTCAATACCGATGAATTCATTTATGCCATGTCTGAAACACCAGACATGCCTCTGATTTCATTTAAAGGAAGAAAATCAAAAGATCCAGTGCGTGAAAAACTATCAGAATCAGGATTATTTGCAGTGGACATTGGAAACCCAGAAGCTACAACCGTTTCTCTAATTGAATGGATTAATGAAAGAAGCGAATATGACATAGAAAACAAATATAATGTCTACTCCGCTTCAACAAGAAGATCTGCTTATGAGGCTTCAAGACTTGTAATATTTGCCAAAAAGACTTCAGAAGTCTTAGGAGATTACACATACCTAAAAGACTTTGATTTCTTATCCGCAAGATTGTATTACGGAGTCAAAGAAGACATTATACCATTGGTTGTCGGAGTCAAACGTCTCGGAAGAAAAAGAGCTAGAAATGTAGTTGAAATATTTGGAAATGATTTGACATCCGTTTCCGAAAGTGAATTGCAAAAAATAGAAGGGATTGGCCCTAAATTAGCTTCAAAAATTAGATTATTTGTTGAAAATAATTAAAAAATAAAAAAATCGAGGAGATTAACCTCCTCCTTCAGCAACATTGGAGTCCATTTGCATATTTTCAAAGTCCAATGATTGCTTTTTCAATGAATCAATATCAATCTCATCATCACCATCATCAGAGGATTTGTTCTTTAAATCCTTTCCATCAAGCAACTCAACCAATTTTGAACGATACCATAAATTAGTTTTTTCAATTTTTACCCAGTCAATGCCCTCTTTTGTTCTTGTGTCAATAACTTCACCTATAGTTCCGGTATCGACATATCTGACATGATCTCCAAGAGTAATTTCCTTATCTCTTGCATCAAGGACCATAATATAACCTATATTAAAAATTTATTCATCTTCAATTTCAACAGTGGTTGTTTTAACTTCTTCTTCAACTGCTTCATTAGAAATTTCTTTGTTTAAAATAACATAAGCTCCAATAGTAGCAATATCATCAAAATTGATTTCAAGTTCATCTCTTGAAAACAAATTTTTTTGTAAAGTTAAAATAATAGTGCCGATTTTACCTGTTTCGGTGTCAAAATCAACATTATCTATTTTACCGACTACATTTGCATTTTTGTCTAAAACAGTAGAACCTACAAATTCTTTAATTTTCATAGTATCACCTTTTATATAAAGTTATATTTGAATATCATATAATAAAACATTAACTATTTAAATAAATCATGTATATAAAATTAACTATTAATTAAATAGGTGTAAAAAAAATGGAAAAAGCATGTCGAACAATTATTGATGATATTATAAATGGAAAAATATCCACTCGACGTGAATTAGAAGTTGAAAAAAGACAGCTTTGCCGTGATTTAAAGCTATCCCGATTTATGAGCAATGCCGACATTTTGGAATTTGCTAAACCTGAAGAAAAGGAAATCGTTTCTGAAATCTTAAAGAAAAAACCGACAAGAACAAAATCAGGCGTTGCAATTGTTGCTGTAATGTGCCATCCTCACAAATGTCCTCATGGCAGGTGTTTTTACTGTCCGGAAAGTGACATTGCCCCTCCAAGCTATACTGGTGAAGAGCCGGCAGCATTAAGAGGAAGAATGTATGAATTTCATCCATATATCCAATGTTTCAACAGACTGAAGCAGCTTAAAAAAATAGGCCATCCAATTGACAAGGTCGAACTGATCATAATGGGAGGAACATTTCCGTCAAGGGATTTATGTTACCAGCAATGGTTTACTTCACAATGCCTAAAAGCTATGACCGATTTTGGATTGATACTTGAAAATAAACCCAACAATTATGATTATAACCTAGATTATGATGAGATAAGAACATTTGAAAAAGGAGTTTTGAAAACTTATCCTCCAAGCGATTATGTTCTGATTGATGATGTTCAAAAGGCGAACGAAAATTCAAAGGTCAGGTGTGTAGGAATGACCTTTGAAACCCGTCCGGATTACTGTAAAAAAGAGCATATTAACAGAATGTTGGATTTTGGAGTTACAAGAGTCGAATTAGGTGTTCAGACATTATCTGATGATTTATACGTCAGGATAAAAAGAGGCCATACAATAGCAGATGTGATTGAGGCAAACCAGCTTTTAAGGGATTCTGCAATAAAAGTGGCCATGCACATGATGCCTGGATTGTTCGTTAGTGAAAAGCAGGATTTAAAAATGTTCAAGCAGCTGTTCAGTGATGAAAATTTCAAGCCAGACATGCTTAAAATATATCCATGCCTCGTCACTGCCGGAAGCGAATTGTACGACTTATGGCAAAGTGGAGGTTACGAACCCTACAGCGATGAAGAGGCAGTTGAACTAATTGTCAAGATAAAAGAGATTCTTCCAAAATGGGTCAGGACAATGCGTATTCAAAGGGACATTCCATCAACATTGATTGAAGCCGGTGTTAAGAAATCCAACCTGGGAGAACTTGTCTACAACAAGCTTGATGAAAAGCACATTAATTGCCAATGCATACGCTGCCGAGAAATTGGCCATAAGAAAACAAGCAGAGAATACGAATTAGATGATTTTGAAATGTTCAGAGAAACATATACTGCATGCAATGGTGAAGAAAACTTTTTATCAATTGAAGATGTTAATGAAGAAAGCATTGCTGGATTTTTAAGGTTGCGTTTCCCGTCAAAAAATCATTTTAGAGAAGAAATAAGCGACAAAACAGCACTTGTTCGTGAATTGCACGTTTATGGAAATATGATAAAAATAGGAGGTAAAAATCCCAATATAGGTCAGCACACAGGATTTGGTGAAAAGCTTCTAAAAGAAGCTGAAGAGCTTTCCATTGAAAATGGAAAAGAAGAGTTGGCCATAATAAGTGGAATAGGATCCAGAAATTACTATCGCAAATTCGGATATGAAAAGGTTGGACCGTACATGGTCAAAAAGTTGATATGAAAATATTTAAATACTTCATTCGTATATATACTAACTAATTAATTAGAGAGGGGTAACGATGTACAATATAAAAAATTCAAAAGAATTAGCAAGCTATATCAATTATACTAATTTAAATAATATAATCTCAGAAGAGGAAATGAAAGAATTTCTTGAAAAAGCAAAAGAAACAACATTTCATTCAGTGGTTGTTTCACCAACATATGTCCAATTAGCTAAAGAAACTTTAGCAGATACAGACATCAAGGTTGGAAGCGTGGTCGGATTCCCATTAGGTTTTGAAGACACAGAATCCAAATTAGCCGAAACAAAAACTTTACTCGACAAAGGAGCAGACGAATTGGAAGTCGTGATTAATCTAAGTTATTTAAAAGATAAAAAGTACAGTTTAATCGGAAAAGAAATCGAAGCCATAAAAGAGCTTATGGGAGATAAAATTCTGAAAGTCAACATTGAAGTCAAAGCTCTCGATGATGCTGAAAAATCCGCCATTGTCCAAGTTGCTGAAAAGGCAGGAGCAGACTTTGTAAAAACTGCAACAGGATTTGTGACCCCATGCCACATTTATGAAATTGTAAATGACATAAACATTATCCAGAAATATGCTCCAAAAATCAAAATTGAAATATATGGTGGTATAGACAGCTATAAACTAGCCAACCAAGTCTTAACTGCAGGAGCAGATAACATTTCAAGCAATTACGGTTACGAAATTGTAAAACAATACAAAGAATTGAGAGAAAACACACAAGTAAAACCAAAACCAATTACCTTATAGACACCAACTGCCATCACCACCTAATTTACCATTAGCTAAAATACTCATTTTATCGCAAAAAAATAGCAAATTAGATTATATAAGAAAATTATTTAAAAAAATAGTAGTAAAGAATGCCATGGGCCGGACTTGAACCAGCGACATCTAGATCTTCAGTCTAGCGTTCTCCCATCTGAACTACCATGGCATATGGACCGAACGAGATTCGAACTCGTGATCTCCTCCACGTCAAAGAGGAATCATACCCCTAGACCACCGGTCCTATACAACATACAATAGTTTGTAAAAAGTAATATATAAAGTTTACTAAAAAATATAGGACAGTGTAAAAATAAATTAAAAATAAAAAAAATTGACCAAGAAAAATGGCCAATAGATTTTATTATATAAAGCTTTTTTTTGAAAATAACCAACTAACAAATCTATTTGATTGCTAATTTGATATCTTCAGCTTTTACAGTTTTTCTACCAGCGTGGCGTGCGAAATTTACAGCTTTTTGTGCGATTTCGTCACCTTTTTCTTCTAATGCTTCAGCTAATGCAATTTTTGCATCATCACTAATTCTTTGTGCGCCAGCATTTTTTAAGATACGACCGACTGGTGCGATTGGTAATTCACTCATAATGACACCTCCAATTAAAAGATAGTACGCAATAGTATATAAAGGTATCGGTAAAAATGAATATTCAACCCCTATATTATAGTAGTGCAACTATCATAATATGCTTTTGAAAACTAAAAAAAAATATAGGTATTATCAATAATCAAAGGATAAAAATTAGTTAAAAATATAAAAATAAGGAAAAAACAAAATAAAAGAATTATTTTTATAATAATTCGCTTTTCAGATAAGTTGCGGTTGCTTGAGTTATCTTTACATCAACAAAGGTTCCTAATTCTGCATCATCAACAATTACTGGAATATATGAGTCAGTTTTTGCAATAAAACCACCTTTAGAACCTTTTTCTACAACCAAGACTTTTTGATGAGAACCTACCAGTTCCATATTTTCTTCTTCGGTTATTTTAGATTTAATTTCTGATAAAAATTTGGATCTTTCTTTCATAACAGGGCGAGGAATCTCTTCAAGTGAAGATGAAATTGCACCTTTTCTGTGCTGGTATTTTGACAGGTGAATCAAACTTGGCTTTACATTTTGAAGCAACTTAACTGTCAAGTCAAAATCATCATCTGTTTCTGTAGGATAACCCACAATAACATCCACAGCCAAGGTCAAACCTGGAATTTCACTTTTGAATTTTGAGACTATATCCAGATATTGCTCTATGGTATGGCCCCTTCTCATTTCTGATAAAACCTTATCACTGCCTGATTGTATCGGTAAATGGATAAAATTATATACCTTCGGATGTTTCATGGCATCGATAATTTCATCAACATCGTTTAAAAT
This region includes:
- a CDS encoding PRC-barrel domain-containing protein, translated to MKIKEFVGSTVLDKNANVVGKIDNVDFDTETGKIGTIILTLQKNLFSRDELEINFDDIATIGAYVILNKEISNEAVEEEVKTTTVEIEDE
- a CDS encoding aspartate kinase gives rise to the protein MDLLVAKFGGTSVGDGSRIKKAAQSVVNEYMKGNQIVVVVSAVNKSTDDLIGLSDEAVGEGLTDRQRAEIVAMGELTSARLFSAAVESLGVKSEYIDPYNDLWPVITDSDPLEAKIDFKSTDVKMQGIKTLLNQGIIPVICGFLGKGPRGEITTLGRGGSDVSAFLIGHCLDASEVVIVTDVEGVMSTDPNKIESAKLLDEITVEEMRDLATHGAQVLHPRALTYKDPVISAKIINFEHGDLSSKGTRIIGPHSDDVLKGVSLYKNPISLIAVVGEAMLKKSGLFAGLSGCLAKEKINIFGISAAQNSMSTFVDKADSNKAYHLLHQFVVETDVLSSLSLGSDTAMITFVSPDIIEKPGIISDITEPLRKNDINIVEIISSQTAIVLFVDWKDGEKARDLINEVLK
- a CDS encoding DUF2098 domain-containing protein — translated: MVLDARDKEITLGDHVRYVDTGTIGEVIDTRTKEGIDWVKIEKTNLWYRSKLVELLDGKDLKNKSSDDGDDEIDIDSLKKQSLDFENMQMDSNVAEGGG
- a CDS encoding 30S ribosomal protein S17e, with the translated sequence MGNIRTSFVKRLAKELIETHKGVFTTDFEENKKLVQEYSTVSTKHLRNKIAGYVTRLVRLEQTQE
- a CDS encoding chorismate mutase, encoding MTEDKIKSFNNKEEAEILLEKSRNHIDEIDNELMDLISQRTSLAKDIVLAKDFLGIPIYDESREKAIHKKIRKLSEEKGLDADIIDQIIDMLTKLSKIEQNKILRRNVDGKY
- a CDS encoding DEAD/DEAH box helicase — its product is MKTLPTDIKKIINSAYPYIEEFNPAQKAVIESGYLDDKSNYIICIPTASGKTVLGVLPALKTILDGGKAVYAAPLLSIQNEKVKEFKAFEEHGIKVGKHPSSAELSVMVFESFDALTRFSWDALRDVDTLIIDEFHMIGEYSRGPTLEAAITRAKIINPGMRIIALSATLRNIEEIEGWLEGTCVEHDYRPVPLHKEVLDAEMFNTKNKNDVVVKVIEKAIKDKSQALAFVSTRRFTESLATYVSGKINKKINVEQRKRFKEVSEKLLEVPKKKGSLPTSTCLKLAEVAEKGVAFHHAGLFNEQKEIIEDEFRNGNILMITATPSLMYGVNLPSKSVVIRDHTRWTSNGPQPIPVFDYEQMSGRAGRPQYDDVGYSYLIAKTMDEALNLEEFYIEGDIELTNSKLVDNKDAIYRQIIAQIASSLSKNLDDLTDFFGKTLYGYQMSNNPSMALFAEDSLKYELETALQFLLQNGIIRATPEGLKTTEFGNLIAKSNYTVETAVKIKEYISGMNEFNTDEFIYAMSETPDMPLISFKGRKSKDPVREKLSESGLFAVDIGNPEATTVSLIEWINERSEYDIENKYNVYSASTRRSAYEASRLVIFAKKTSEVLGDYTYLKDFDFLSARLYYGVKEDIIPLVVGVKRLGRKRARNVVEIFGNDLTSVSESELQKIEGIGPKLASKIRLFVENN
- a CDS encoding thioredoxin family protein, producing the protein MAIKVEVFSTNSCPHCPAAIDAASVAKDKLGDAIEVEVLKIDESEEIRQRAIDYQIMAVPTIVIDGEVAFVGAPTDAELIEKLESL
- a CDS encoding glycosyltransferase family 4 protein yields the protein MKIAMVGQFPPHVGGVGVHIHTLSKELVMQGHEVYVITYPHKNIQDIDGIHVIGTRGLNIPGVRGLMFKKNAKKALTELLERENIDIIHGHYLFPAGAAAVEVGNEHGIKTYVTAHGSDMFEVYKKQPLMRSTIKKVLKGADVVLAVSNALRHEIIATGVKGISNKTRLSWNAVDVNKFSNDVNDSFKKEYRLEDKPIVLFVGNLIKRKNVDSILEAKKIASSDYYLVIVGDGPLFKKLKKKVEEENIRDVIFTGARNDVENIIPSCDVLILPSFSESFGLVLIEALACGKPVIGSNVGGITEIITDDVGLLVDPNKISSIARAIDKMINDNDFRYMLSLNARNRAMDFSTMTIPYDEVYE
- the cbiD gene encoding cobalt-precorrin-5B (C(1))-methyltransferase CbiD, which codes for MTNDNYTGVTTGTVATACSLAALDILLDDEDIACVKVETPKKTLDIIIDECKRISSFKAYATAHKNPYNDPDVTVDMAIVSTVELIDKIDESSNVIITGGEGVGIITKPGLQIPVGEYAINPVPRKMIIENLTDRIPEGKVAKVTISIPEGEKIAKKTMNPKLGIVGGISVLGTTGIARSMSSEAYKNSIVTQIDVALASNIDDLIFVPGNIGEKLALKQLNVGKEQIVQTGNFVGFMFEEAEKRGINKFTYFGHIGKLIKVAGGIFDTKHAVADGRREVMVTHAALCGADNESLQRLYDSKTTDDMMDILNEIHLSVEVSNSIAQAIRDRCMQRFDLDLNVILVDMEGNYLNSNYKFITNK
- a CDS encoding shikimate kinase produces the protein MKKIVRSPGSATIINAIATGFGSAFGIGLDIICEAKTLSDSINCSNDVGADTFLMELCVEKVFDYYNINKDEFGIDIKTKSNLPMASGLSSSSASSNAIVKATSLVICDEFDLKPLDDLEIINMAIDASLDAGVTITGSFDDATASYFGGVVVTDNKNREFIINEKMEDYPILVYMPNFYSKSGDSNPARMKLLSPLVETAFGFAKQKEYFKALTLNGLIYSATLGFDATIAIDALEAGAIASGLSGTGSSFVAVVDNDVIDDVEESWGKYEGNVIRTKVDNDGCIEI